Proteins encoded by one window of Nitrincola iocasae:
- a CDS encoding GNAT family N-acetyltransferase: protein MNNEVYPMSNILKYQKEHELELIFLLGKEPDWSSFLSDDAIDTFKKSLLESETFLCESKGKICGYLRALVDGFGIYISELYVAPEFRGNGFG from the coding sequence ATGAATAATGAAGTTTACCCTATGAGCAACATCCTGAAATACCAGAAAGAGCACGAGCTTGAGTTAATATTCCTCCTGGGAAAGGAGCCAGATTGGAGCTCGTTTTTGAGCGACGATGCAATTGATACCTTCAAGAAATCACTGCTCGAAAGTGAAACCTTTCTGTGCGAAAGTAAAGGCAAGATCTGTGGATACCTCCGAGCCTTGGTTGATGGCTTTGGTATCTATATTAGTGAGTTGTATGTCGCTCCAGAGTTCAGAGGGAACGGCTTTGGCTAA
- a CDS encoding BrnT family toxin, whose amino-acid sequence MSHLTFDWDPRKDAANRKKHDVSFDEAKTAFTDEFGRLIADPEHAADEDPRR is encoded by the coding sequence ATGAGCCATCTCACCTTTGACTGGGATCCTCGTAAGGATGCCGCTAATCGAAAGAAGCATGACGTCTCGTTCGATGAGGCCAAAACCGCCTTTACAGACGAGTTCGGTCGTCTAATAGCGGATCCTGAGCATGCTGCTGACGAGGATCCGAGACGGTGA
- a CDS encoding SDR family oxidoreductase, whose amino-acid sequence MVMDLALKGKKVLVTAGTKGIGKAAVTLFRDSGANVIAAARTRPASFPEELFVAADLTTTQGCNTVIDAVKKRLGCIDVIVHVLGGSFAPAGGFAALSEDVWQHELNLNLFPAVRLDRLLLPAMLAQGEGVIIHVTSIQHVLPLPESTTAYAAAKAALSTYSKSLSKEVSPKGVRVVRVSPGWVETEASVALAERLAQQAGTDYEGGKQIIMASLGGIPLGRPSKPAEVANLIAFLASPRAASITGAEFVIDGGTVPTA is encoded by the coding sequence ATGGTTATGGATTTAGCTCTAAAAGGCAAAAAAGTGTTGGTGACTGCCGGTACGAAAGGAATAGGTAAAGCAGCTGTGACGCTGTTTAGAGATAGTGGCGCGAACGTAATTGCGGCGGCACGAACCCGTCCTGCCTCGTTTCCCGAAGAACTATTTGTCGCCGCAGATCTTACAACAACACAAGGGTGTAATACTGTAATTGATGCCGTCAAAAAACGTCTCGGCTGCATAGACGTAATTGTCCATGTTTTGGGCGGCTCTTTTGCACCGGCAGGTGGTTTTGCGGCGCTAAGCGAAGACGTATGGCAACATGAGTTGAATCTCAATCTTTTTCCCGCAGTTCGTTTAGACCGCTTATTGTTGCCCGCCATGCTGGCGCAAGGGGAAGGTGTTATTATTCATGTTACGTCCATTCAACATGTACTTCCTTTACCAGAGTCAACCACTGCCTATGCTGCCGCTAAAGCTGCACTGTCAACATATAGCAAAAGTTTGTCTAAAGAAGTCTCACCAAAGGGCGTTAGGGTTGTCCGTGTGTCGCCGGGATGGGTTGAAACAGAGGCATCAGTGGCCTTAGCCGAACGGCTTGCCCAGCAAGCAGGCACCGATTACGAGGGCGGCAAGCAAATCATTATGGCATCACTTGGTGGCATTCCGCTTGGGCGACCGTCAAAGCCTGCTGAAGTAGCAAACCTGATCGCTTTTCTGGCATCTCCACGCGCGGCGTCTATTACTGGTGCAGAGTTTGTTATTGACGGAGGAACTGTGCCTACAGCTTAA
- a CDS encoding DUF924 family protein has translation MIQKRFGYLHNQAKAGELFSWRKTALGSLAEVIVLDQFSRNIYRDTPDSFACDPMALALAQFAISKNLEKQLSDIQCSFLYMPFMHSESKLIHVEAVKLYEALGIQNSLDFEYKHKAIIDRFGRYPHRNKILGRNSTEEEKAFLKQPNSGF, from the coding sequence ATGATCCAAAAGCGTTTTGGATATCTTCATAATCAAGCTAAGGCCGGAGAGCTTTTTTCATGGCGAAAAACAGCGCTTGGCAGCCTTGCCGAGGTTATCGTTCTTGATCAGTTCTCACGCAATATCTACCGTGATACACCTGATTCATTTGCTTGTGATCCTATGGCTCTTGCTTTAGCGCAATTTGCAATCTCAAAAAATTTAGAAAAACAGCTATCTGATATTCAGTGTTCTTTTTTGTATATGCCATTTATGCACAGTGAGTCAAAATTAATCCACGTGGAAGCAGTAAAATTGTATGAAGCGTTAGGTATTCAAAATAGCTTGGATTTTGAGTACAAGCACAAAGCAATCATCGATAGATTTGGCCGTTACCCCCATAGAAATAAAATTCTGGGGCGTAACTCGACAGAAGAAGAAAAGGCGTTCCTTAAACAGCCAAACTCAGGGTTCTAA
- a CDS encoding IS1182 family transposase: MARFKHYDYNQMSMVVINYLEQIQPGTFEFALHYLISEKLDLSAFHQPYKNDAEGRPAYDPAILLKIILFAYSKGITSSREIQWCCETNIIFKALSCDTVPHFTTIAHFISSRGQAIEALFEQVLLICDQQGLLGHELFAIDGCKMRSNASKEWSGTFKELEQKRQKLKRLIQHHLSEHQEKDTHESEEALERDIRKAKTIQTLDAAANKIGDFLKRSQPRMGKGKRSKEVKSNITDPESAKMTTSKGTIQGYNGVAAVDKKHQIVIDAQAFGEGQEHHTLQPVLESIKARYQRLGINDNVYASGIIATADTGFANEANMEYLHQNQINGYIPDNQFRSRDPKFAHQKDKYGKRHQTPGNPKAKHLIPASEFQFDPVTMTCRCPAGEQISHRGIRTNEHGQLTAYFEGRLLQCRHCSKKASCMKNPTSADHRKGAGRQVSFALNDQRAPTYTDWMKHRVDSPKGKQIYSHRMSVVEPVFGNIGTNKRLNRFSLRGKSKVQGQWQLYCLVHNVEKLAKYGQLSS, from the coding sequence ATGGCTCGATTCAAACATTACGACTACAACCAGATGTCGATGGTGGTCATCAACTACTTGGAACAGATTCAACCGGGTACTTTTGAATTTGCGCTACACTACCTGATCTCTGAAAAACTCGACCTGTCTGCTTTTCATCAGCCCTATAAAAATGATGCTGAAGGCCGCCCAGCCTATGATCCGGCTATACTGCTCAAGATTATTTTATTTGCTTACTCAAAGGGCATTACCTCCAGCCGTGAAATCCAGTGGTGCTGCGAAACCAATATCATCTTCAAAGCGTTATCCTGCGATACCGTGCCGCACTTCACCACGATTGCTCACTTTATCAGTAGCCGAGGCCAGGCGATTGAAGCCTTATTTGAACAGGTGCTGCTGATCTGTGATCAACAAGGGTTGCTGGGTCATGAACTCTTTGCCATCGATGGCTGTAAGATGCGCTCCAATGCGTCGAAGGAATGGTCTGGTACGTTTAAGGAGTTGGAACAAAAGCGCCAGAAGCTCAAACGCCTGATCCAGCATCACCTCAGTGAGCATCAGGAAAAGGATACCCATGAAAGCGAAGAAGCGCTGGAGCGTGATATTCGCAAGGCCAAGACCATCCAGACACTGGATGCGGCGGCCAACAAGATCGGTGATTTTTTAAAGCGCAGCCAGCCAAGGATGGGCAAGGGCAAACGCAGCAAGGAAGTGAAGAGTAATATCACTGATCCTGAATCAGCAAAAATGACCACCAGTAAAGGCACCATTCAAGGTTACAACGGTGTGGCCGCCGTCGATAAAAAGCATCAGATTGTCATTGATGCTCAAGCCTTCGGTGAAGGACAAGAGCACCACACCCTGCAACCAGTATTGGAAAGTATCAAGGCTCGTTATCAACGACTGGGCATTAATGACAACGTATATGCAAGTGGCATCATAGCGACGGCCGATACGGGTTTTGCGAATGAAGCCAATATGGAATATCTTCACCAGAACCAGATCAACGGTTACATTCCTGACAATCAGTTTAGAAGCCGTGATCCCAAATTCGCACACCAGAAAGACAAATACGGCAAGCGCCACCAGACACCCGGTAACCCTAAAGCTAAACACCTTATTCCAGCCAGTGAGTTCCAGTTTGATCCCGTGACGATGACGTGCAGATGTCCAGCGGGTGAGCAAATAAGTCATCGAGGTATCAGAACTAATGAACACGGCCAACTTACAGCCTACTTTGAAGGTCGGTTGCTCCAGTGCCGTCATTGTTCTAAAAAAGCGAGTTGCATGAAAAATCCGACATCAGCTGACCATCGCAAAGGAGCCGGAAGGCAAGTGAGCTTTGCGCTTAATGATCAAAGAGCACCCACCTACACCGACTGGATGAAACACCGAGTGGATAGTCCGAAGGGTAAGCAGATTTATAGTCACCGAATGTCTGTGGTGGAACCGGTATTCGGCAACATTGGGACCAACAAAAGGCTAAACCGCTTTAGCTTGCGCGGCAAAAGCAAGGTTCAGGGCCAGTGGCAGTTGTACTGCTTGGTGCATAATGTTGAAAAACTGGCAAAATACGGACAGTTAAGTAGTTGA
- a CDS encoding VOC family protein: MKETGKINYIEMPSRDLEATKRFFADAFGWSFIDYGPEYVAIKNAGLDGGFFKSDSVATTSNGSVLVVLYSADLEATLEQVKLSGGEIVQDIFTFPGGRRFHFTDPNGNEYAVWSE; the protein is encoded by the coding sequence GTGAAAGAGACCGGGAAAATCAACTATATTGAAATGCCCTCACGAGACCTTGAAGCAACAAAAAGGTTCTTCGCTGATGCTTTTGGATGGTCGTTTATAGACTACGGCCCTGAATATGTAGCCATTAAAAACGCTGGACTGGATGGTGGGTTCTTTAAGTCAGACAGTGTAGCCACTACCAGCAATGGAAGTGTATTGGTTGTTCTTTACAGCGCCGACTTAGAGGCCACTCTCGAACAAGTAAAGTTGTCTGGAGGGGAAATTGTTCAAGATATTTTCACTTTTCCTGGCGGTCGCCGTTTCCACTTCACTGATCCAAATGGTAATGAATATGCCGTCTGGTCAGAGTAA
- the rlmF gene encoding 23S rRNA (adenine(1618)-N(6))-methyltransferase RlmF has protein sequence MSTLHRSDKSQVRPVRKGLHPRNLHNQGYDFPALVKSHPALAPHVKPNAYGDLSIDFADPLAVKILNTALLNRYYDIVDWDIPEGALCPPIPGRADYIHYMADLLGLEQHSIKLLDIGTGANGIYPLLACQIYGWQCVGSDINTQSLENVARIIANNPTLKERFTLRTQQDKNHIFEGIIQAGEFFDVSVCNPPFHASLDEALKGSQLKLNNLARSRGEQKAKTKSPTLNFGGMGAELWCKGGEQLFLKKLIRESQVYATQCRWFTSLVSKADTVKPAKKLIRKLGAVDIREIEMKQGNKTTRVLAWTFI, from the coding sequence GTGAGCACCCTTCATCGAAGTGACAAAAGCCAAGTCCGGCCTGTTCGCAAAGGTCTGCACCCGAGGAATCTACACAACCAGGGCTATGACTTCCCCGCCCTGGTAAAAAGCCACCCCGCACTCGCCCCCCATGTGAAACCGAACGCTTATGGTGACCTTTCCATCGACTTCGCAGACCCTTTAGCCGTAAAAATTCTCAACACCGCATTATTAAACAGATACTACGACATTGTCGATTGGGATATTCCAGAGGGCGCGCTTTGCCCTCCAATTCCAGGTAGAGCCGACTATATCCATTACATGGCTGACTTGCTTGGGCTTGAACAGCACAGCATCAAGCTGCTCGACATAGGGACCGGAGCCAATGGAATCTACCCGCTACTGGCCTGCCAAATATACGGCTGGCAGTGTGTCGGTAGTGACATTAACACTCAGTCGCTTGAAAACGTCGCCAGGATTATCGCCAACAACCCCACACTCAAAGAACGTTTCACGCTGCGCACACAGCAGGATAAAAATCACATTTTTGAAGGGATTATTCAAGCTGGGGAGTTCTTTGACGTCAGCGTATGCAACCCACCCTTCCATGCCTCGCTTGATGAAGCACTTAAAGGCAGCCAGCTTAAACTCAATAATCTTGCTCGTAGTCGCGGTGAACAAAAAGCAAAAACCAAATCCCCCACTCTGAACTTTGGCGGGATGGGAGCCGAGCTGTGGTGTAAGGGGGGTGAACAGTTGTTTCTGAAAAAGCTGATAAGAGAAAGCCAGGTGTATGCAACTCAATGCCGCTGGTTTACCAGCCTGGTTTCAAAAGCTGACACGGTTAAACCTGCAAAGAAGTTGATTCGGAAGCTCGGTGCCGTTGATATACGGGAAATAGAGATGAAACAGGGAAATAAGACTACCAGGGTATTGGCCTGGACATTCATCTGA
- a CDS encoding GFA family protein produces MPIIFCHCKTCKKAHAAPFTPTAGVMRENFRWAKGAEKLSSFESSPGKVRHFCSVCGSHLVAERPNQQHIILRVATLDDDPGVRPEAHI; encoded by the coding sequence ATGCCTATTATCTTTTGTCACTGCAAAACCTGTAAAAAAGCGCACGCTGCACCTTTCACACCTACAGCAGGTGTCATGAGGGAAAATTTCCGATGGGCAAAGGGAGCAGAGAAGCTTTCGAGCTTTGAATCGAGTCCTGGAAAAGTGAGGCATTTTTGCTCGGTTTGCGGCTCACATCTCGTAGCAGAAAGACCCAACCAGCAACATATAATTTTGCGAGTCGCAACTTTGGATGATGATCCCGGTGTACGGCCTGAGGCTCATATTTGA
- a CDS encoding nuclear transport factor 2 family protein — protein sequence MKIQLTAPLDKYFDISNGIDSARVYDCFTQSATVHDEGGTYQGLAAIKSWLQETRKKYQFNSKPISIAKKGHQEIVVAEVSGNFPGSPIQLNYVFVLNDGKIQSLEIS from the coding sequence ATGAAAATTCAGTTAACTGCTCCCCTCGACAAATACTTTGACATCAGCAACGGCATAGACTCTGCCCGAGTATATGATTGTTTCACACAAAGCGCGACTGTGCATGATGAGGGTGGCACTTATCAGGGTCTTGCAGCTATTAAATCGTGGCTACAAGAAACTCGGAAAAAGTACCAATTCAACTCAAAGCCTATAAGTATTGCCAAAAAAGGGCACCAAGAAATCGTGGTGGCAGAAGTCAGCGGCAATTTCCCAGGCAGCCCAATACAACTGAATTATGTCTTTGTACTTAACGACGGAAAAATTCAATCACTGGAGATCTCCTAA
- a CDS encoding MarR family winged helix-turn-helix transcriptional regulator has translation MNDTQKGPVFTEIVLEVFKLGGLLVSEGDHMGSEYGITSARWKVLGALYLAGEPQTVPQIARSMGLTRQAVQRLVDAMREDKLLFFQDNPGHKRAKLISLSEFGNTVFLKLDEKQSGWAMKCSIGITKTELETTLSVLKRISDSIDR, from the coding sequence ATGAACGACACTCAGAAAGGCCCGGTGTTCACCGAAATTGTTCTTGAAGTATTCAAGCTGGGAGGGCTCCTTGTAAGTGAAGGTGACCATATGGGTTCGGAATATGGCATTACGAGTGCTCGATGGAAGGTTTTGGGTGCTCTTTACCTAGCGGGTGAACCACAAACTGTACCTCAAATAGCCAGAAGCATGGGGCTGACGCGACAAGCTGTACAACGACTTGTTGATGCCATGCGTGAGGATAAACTTCTGTTTTTCCAGGACAATCCAGGACATAAGCGCGCAAAGCTTATAAGCCTCTCGGAATTTGGGAATACGGTATTTTTGAAGTTGGATGAAAAACAATCGGGATGGGCAATGAAATGCTCAATAGGTATCACCAAGACAGAACTTGAGACAACACTGTCTGTTCTTAAGCGAATCTCCGACTCTATTGACCGATAA
- a CDS encoding LysE family translocator: MDIVNLLTFVFVATLLVISPGPNGVLVAKTVPTSGRKAGFANVWGFVAAFYVHGTLSIFGISILLVQSAQAFFIFKLLGAGYLCWIGIKSLLAVWSNKQKTALLSSKKKQNIISTRGAFVEGFLTNMLNPKVSMFYLAAFPQFLSIGESAYQVYFLVSAHAFINLVWFSAMVFLLARLKDLTSSASFTKWLKSVTGVVFIGFGAKLAFLNAAE; the protein is encoded by the coding sequence ATGGATATCGTGAATCTGCTGACTTTTGTTTTTGTGGCTACCTTGCTAGTGATTTCACCAGGCCCAAATGGTGTGTTGGTGGCTAAAACAGTACCCACATCTGGACGTAAGGCGGGATTTGCTAATGTCTGGGGGTTTGTGGCGGCATTTTATGTCCATGGAACCTTGTCCATATTTGGGATATCGATTCTTCTCGTACAGTCCGCTCAAGCTTTCTTCATCTTCAAACTGTTGGGTGCAGGGTACCTTTGCTGGATAGGTATTAAATCGCTTTTGGCTGTTTGGAGTAACAAGCAAAAAACAGCATTGCTATCCTCTAAAAAGAAGCAAAATATCATATCCACCCGGGGTGCCTTCGTTGAAGGCTTTCTCACTAATATGCTGAATCCTAAAGTATCCATGTTTTATCTGGCGGCATTTCCGCAGTTCTTGTCTATAGGTGAGAGCGCTTACCAAGTATATTTCCTGGTTTCAGCACATGCCTTCATTAATTTAGTTTGGTTTTCTGCCATGGTCTTTTTGCTAGCTCGGTTAAAGGATCTTACAAGCAGTGCTAGCTTTACCAAATGGTTAAAGTCGGTTACTGGCGTCGTCTTTATTGGTTTTGGTGCTAAGTTGGCATTCTTAAATGCCGCAGAATAA
- a CDS encoding GNAT family N-acetyltransferase, producing the protein MIETERLILTPVTLKDIDIYTKLFTSVEITRYLPGGKPYNLEYIEKYVAEKVSHWSKGFGTFIVSLKDNRAVKIGYSGIEKIPNSTYSDIRYGLLEEYQGKGYAFESAQAVLNFTLETGMVSDVYGVAVTDNLASASLLQKLGMKRSEKRLYESDDLLTFST; encoded by the coding sequence ATGATTGAAACAGAAAGATTAATACTGACGCCAGTGACACTGAAAGACATTGATATTTATACCAAGCTTTTCACTTCAGTAGAGATAACTCGATATTTACCCGGTGGTAAACCTTATAACCTGGAGTACATAGAGAAGTATGTAGCAGAAAAAGTGAGTCACTGGTCAAAGGGTTTTGGTACTTTCATTGTTTCCTTAAAAGATAACCGAGCAGTAAAAATAGGTTACTCAGGTATAGAGAAAATCCCAAACTCAACATACTCAGACATCAGGTATGGTCTACTCGAAGAGTACCAAGGCAAAGGCTATGCTTTTGAGTCTGCGCAAGCTGTTTTAAATTTCACTTTGGAAACTGGTATGGTTTCAGATGTTTATGGTGTAGCCGTGACAGACAATCTAGCATCAGCGAGCCTGCTTCAAAAACTGGGTATGAAAAGGTCAGAAAAACGCCTTTATGAAAGCGATGATTTGCTTACGTTTTCTACTTAA
- a CDS encoding VOC family protein, with the protein MFEVKATQHVLAVKDIEKTESYFLDKLGFSVRFRVDGWSFLSLGSFHIMLGHCPDELPARDTHEHSYFAYVNCEGIDEIYHDYQQRGAEIFQAISDKPWGIREFGVATPEGHRIMFGEDIERSGNS; encoded by the coding sequence GTGTTTGAAGTAAAAGCCACCCAGCATGTTTTGGCGGTCAAGGATATTGAGAAGACCGAAAGCTACTTTCTCGACAAGCTTGGTTTTTCCGTTCGGTTCCGCGTGGACGGCTGGTCGTTTCTGAGCCTCGGTAGTTTTCACATCATGTTGGGGCACTGTCCAGACGAGCTTCCGGCCCGCGATACACATGAACATTCGTACTTCGCTTATGTAAACTGCGAGGGCATCGACGAGATTTATCATGATTATCAGCAGCGCGGTGCCGAAATTTTTCAGGCAATATCTGATAAGCCTTGGGGCATACGTGAGTTTGGCGTAGCAACACCTGAGGGGCATCGAATCATGTTCGGTGAAGATATTGAGAGATCAGGAAACTCATAA
- a CDS encoding AAA family ATPase yields MYKIAVFGKPGSGKSTLSKALATATGIPLHQLDSIVYQKNGELADRKTFDEAHENILSSESWIIDGFGPIDSFSQRPLC; encoded by the coding sequence ATGTATAAAATTGCAGTTTTTGGTAAGCCAGGAAGCGGCAAGTCTACTTTAAGTAAAGCACTAGCGACAGCGACCGGCATACCGCTACACCAACTAGATTCAATCGTGTACCAAAAGAATGGCGAACTGGCCGATCGTAAGACATTCGATGAGGCACACGAAAACATCCTGTCGTCTGAAAGTTGGATAATCGATGGGTTTGGTCCAATCGATTCGTTTAGTCAGCGCCCGCTCTGTTAG
- a CDS encoding IS3 family transposase (programmed frameshift), which yields MPRYSNERKAAVLKKLLPPINRSVPSVSTEEGISDVTLYSWLKQCRQQGVPVPGNRNTADDWSPESKLAVVIETASLSEAELSHYCREKGLYVEQVQRWKVACLQGASQQKGQDQATQKQQRQDKKTIKRLQAEVRRKDRVLAETTSLLVLSKKLEALYGTDGQRGQLTPLHDRTRLLECFDEAVTTGASRYQAAQVMGINQRTLKRWRTGDGAITQDRRPEATPIVQPHQLTADEEDQIMTTCNLPEYKSLPPSQIVPLLADQGVYLASESSFYRVLKKHEQLNHRGRTQPPKKVAQPTSYTATRPNEVWSWDISYCASTVKGQHWYLYLVMDIYSRKIVTWEVHEAESGELAKHLIERALIREGCWHNPPVLHSDNGAPMTSYTLRTRLAELGMLMSHSRPRVSNDNPYSESLFKTVKYCPQWPSTGFASLQAVREWMLAFERAYNDCHLHSGINFVTPSSRHQGDDSAQLRKRKAVYEEAKSKNPARWSGETRNWTPKGAVSLNPAKLDEMVINKLAA from the exons ATGCCCCGTTATTCCAATGAACGTAAGGCGGCTGTGCTGAAAAAGTTATTGCCACCGATCAATCGCTCTGTGCCGTCTGTTTCTACAGAGGAAGGCATTTCTGATGTGACCCTGTATAGTTGGTTAAAACAGTGCCGACAACAAGGAGTACCTGTGCCAGGCAATCGTAATACCGCTGATGATTGGTCGCCCGAATCCAAGCTGGCTGTCGTGATCGAAACAGCGAGTCTTTCCGAAGCTGAACTGAGTCACTATTGCCGCGAAAAAGGCTTATATGTAGAGCAGGTTCAACGCTGGAAAGTCGCCTGCCTTCAAGGTGCATCACAGCAAAAAGGCCAGGATCAGGCAACTCAAAAGCAGCAGCGCCAGGATAAAAAAACCATCAAACGATTACAGGCGGAAGTACGCCGTAAAGATCGTGTACTGGCTGAAACGACGTCATTACTGGTGCTATCAAAAAAGCTCGAAGCCTTGTATGGAACAGAT GGACAACGAGGACAGCTAACTCCGTTGCATGATCGTACAAGGCTTTTAGAGTGCTTTGATGAAGCTGTTACCACCGGGGCTTCTCGTTACCAGGCTGCTCAGGTGATGGGTATCAATCAACGCACATTGAAACGCTGGCGTACAGGGGATGGGGCGATCACTCAGGATCGACGCCCTGAGGCGACACCCATCGTTCAGCCCCATCAGTTGACAGCGGATGAAGAGGACCAGATCATGACGACCTGCAATCTACCGGAGTACAAGAGCCTGCCACCGTCTCAGATCGTTCCCTTACTGGCCGATCAGGGTGTTTATCTGGCGTCGGAGTCATCCTTTTACCGTGTACTGAAAAAACATGAACAGCTTAATCATCGTGGGCGCACACAGCCACCCAAAAAAGTGGCTCAACCGACCAGTTATACAGCCACACGTCCTAACGAAGTATGGAGTTGGGATATCAGCTACTGCGCGTCAACAGTGAAAGGACAGCACTGGTATTTGTATTTAGTCATGGACATCTACAGCCGTAAAATCGTGACTTGGGAAGTCCATGAAGCGGAGTCCGGCGAGTTGGCAAAACACCTCATCGAACGGGCTCTCATCCGCGAGGGGTGCTGGCATAACCCACCGGTGCTGCACTCAGATAATGGTGCACCGATGACGTCTTATACCCTGCGTACCCGCTTAGCTGAATTAGGGATGTTGATGTCGCATAGCCGCCCACGGGTGAGTAACGACAACCCTTACTCTGAGTCACTCTTTAAAACGGTCAAATACTGTCCGCAATGGCCATCAACTGGCTTCGCTTCGTTGCAAGCTGTACGCGAATGGATGCTCGCCTTCGAGCGGGCCTACAATGACTGCCACCTGCATAGCGGCATTAACTTCGTGACTCCAAGCAGCCGTCATCAAGGTGATGACTCAGCGCAGCTACGCAAACGCAAAGCGGTGTATGAAGAAGCAAAGAGCAAAAACCCGGCTCGTTGGTCAGGTGAAACCAGAAACTGGACGCCCAAAGGAGCAGTATCATTGAATCCGGCAAAACTGGATGAAATGGTGATCAATAAACTAGCTGCCTAA
- a CDS encoding BrnA antitoxin family protein yields the protein MRDHYDFSDSVKNPYAKKLKKQVTIRLDEDTIAYFKNLAEEKDLPYQSLINLYLRDCAQSHKDLKIQWQ from the coding sequence ATGCGTGATCATTACGATTTTTCAGACTCCGTAAAAAATCCTTACGCCAAGAAGCTCAAGAAGCAGGTTACGATTAGGCTGGATGAAGATACCATTGCGTATTTCAAGAATCTGGCCGAAGAAAAAGACCTTCCGTATCAGAGCCTCATTAATCTCTATCTGCGCGACTGCGCGCAGTCACATAAAGACCTCAAAATTCAGTGGCAATAA
- a CDS encoding winged helix-turn-helix transcriptional regulator, with protein MRKIYTPASAAAEALEAIKLLEGRWKLIILFHLFDGQVQRYSDFEKLIPGISQKMLAQQLRKMEADGIVQRTVYPQVPPKVEYRLTEWGQALCPALDALLNWAEQKGNPSKQA; from the coding sequence ATGAGAAAGATTTATACGCCTGCTAGTGCAGCGGCTGAAGCGCTTGAAGCAATTAAATTACTAGAAGGGCGCTGGAAGCTCATTATTCTATTCCATTTGTTTGATGGACAAGTGCAACGCTATTCTGATTTCGAGAAGCTCATCCCCGGCATCTCGCAAAAAATGCTGGCTCAGCAGCTACGAAAGATGGAGGCGGACGGGATTGTGCAGCGTACGGTATACCCTCAGGTGCCACCCAAGGTTGAATATAGGTTAACTGAATGGGGGCAGGCACTGTGTCCTGCTTTGGACGCGCTTTTAAATTGGGCGGAGCAGAAAGGAAACCCTAGTAAACAAGCTTAA
- a CDS encoding YcxB family protein has product MKFTISLSKDDFSHFNKFTMARINQSPGMKWKVTLFSIFYWFLLAFFALEMYSVYDSECCYSYEHLNRALVAFGIWFVLVNCWQQIYMRLYVAAATDEKGSVLGQWELEISDSGITESNHLCTSTYTWQCIQSVEKDKHSLYLFTDKSKALILPLCQINEEIESSINKLIKKATNDN; this is encoded by the coding sequence ATGAAGTTCACTATTAGCCTAAGCAAAGATGACTTTAGCCATTTCAATAAGTTCACCATGGCCAGAATCAATCAATCTCCAGGAATGAAGTGGAAAGTTACACTGTTCAGTATCTTCTATTGGTTTTTACTGGCGTTCTTCGCTCTAGAAATGTACTCGGTTTATGACAGTGAATGCTGTTATAGCTACGAACATCTTAATAGAGCATTGGTAGCGTTTGGCATTTGGTTTGTTTTAGTTAATTGTTGGCAACAAATATATATGCGTCTCTACGTGGCAGCGGCAACCGATGAGAAAGGGAGTGTGCTAGGGCAGTGGGAATTAGAAATATCAGATTCAGGAATCACTGAATCCAACCATTTATGCACATCCACCTATACTTGGCAGTGCATACAGTCTGTAGAAAAAGATAAGCATAGCCTCTATCTTTTCACGGACAAGTCAAAAGCGCTCATACTTCCACTTTGCCAAATTAATGAAGAAATAGAGTCTTCTATAAACAAATTAATTAAAAAAGCTACTAATGATAATTAA